Proteins co-encoded in one Nicotiana sylvestris chromosome 7, ASM39365v2, whole genome shotgun sequence genomic window:
- the LOC138873669 gene encoding uncharacterized protein: MRLNLSELSRGHSCVLSQSSLFEHIKSHQYDDPHLLVLKDMVQCGGAKKVKYEHQRPGGLLQKIDIPEWKWERITIDFVVDLPQTLMIFDVEFSIAFHPQTNGKYEQTIQILEDMLRAYVMDFGCQWDQFLPLTEFAYNNSYHPSIQMARIRHYMRGDIERLRTAPFRKKSYDDSKAHDVAFIKGEKKHYEDPLHVLDFSLVHLDKDLTYVEEPVAILDRQCENPREIVPGTIHVLRYAILDDLARILLILACTLVMLVPGCIPSVMLRKAVDGEKSLKLLCDEREDELAHLWYELQKKTEDLEHLWIEVVQAKCERDELKARVDKPR; encoded by the exons ATGAGATTGAACTTATCAGAGCTTAGTAGAGGCCATTCTTGTGTTTTATCTCAGTCATCTTTGTTTGAGCACATTAAATCtcatcagtatgatgatccccatttgcttgtccttaaggacatggtgCAATGCGGTGGTGCTAAGAAA gtcaagtatgagcatcagagacctggtggtttgcttcagaagattgacataccggagtggaagtgggagcgtatcactatcgACTTTGTGGTAGATTTGCCACAGACATTGATGATATTTGAT GTTGAGTTCAGCAtcgcatttcatcctcagacgaacgggAAATATGAgcagaccattcagattttggaggatatgttgagggCCTATGTCATGGACTTCGGATGCCAATGGGATCAGTTTCTTCCTTTAACGGAGTTTGcatacaacaatagctaccatccAAGTATCCAAATGGCTCGTATAAGGCATTATATGAGAGGTGATATC gagcggcttcgtacagcaccattcaggaaaaagagttatgatgATAGTAAGGCTCATGATGTGGCTTTCATAAAGGGTGAGAAG aAGCATTATGAGGATCCGCtacatgtgttagatttcagtttgGTGCATCTAGACAAGGATTTaacttatgttgaggagccggtggccattttggataggcag TGTGAGAATCCAAGGGAAATTGTTCCAGGCACAATACATGTGCTGAGATATGCAATACTTGATGATTTGGCTAGGATATTGTTGATTCTAGCATGCACACTTGTCATGCTGGTACCAGGATGTATCCCTTCTGTCAT GCTGCGAAAAGCcgtggatggggagaaatccctcaagctTCTTTGCGATGAAAGGGAAGACGAATTGGCACACTTGTGGTATGAG ttgcagaaaaagacagaGGACCTGGAACACCTTTGGATTGAAGTTGTTCAAGCCAAGTGCGAGCGTGATGAGCTAAAGGCTCGGGTGGACAAACCTAGGTAG